Proteins from a genomic interval of Amycolatopsis sp. cg13:
- a CDS encoding ABC transporter permease, which produces MPQPDQAAPDLDEAVGAGLDRLDTPAGARPTSLRRRFVRGFLPPLGALVLLVALWQILWAAAFWPETTLPAPLDVWAEFVSTVNDGSVFGFIWTSVHRAALGFAAGVVIGTPLGILVAKVRVVRAAIGPLLSGLQSLPSVAWVPAAVIWFGINDAAIYFVVLLGSVPSIANGLVSGIDQIPPILPRVGKVMGAGRFAAARHILLPAALPGFLAGLKQGWAFSWRSLMAAELIARSPSLGVGLGTYLNDGSSYNSMPKVIAAIFLILFVGVAIELIVFRPLERSVLRARGLTTSL; this is translated from the coding sequence ATGCCGCAGCCTGACCAGGCGGCCCCCGACCTAGACGAAGCCGTCGGCGCCGGACTGGACCGGCTCGACACCCCCGCCGGCGCGCGGCCGACGTCGCTGCGCCGCCGGTTCGTGCGCGGATTCCTGCCGCCGCTCGGCGCGCTCGTGCTGCTGGTGGCGCTCTGGCAGATCCTGTGGGCCGCCGCGTTCTGGCCGGAGACCACGCTGCCCGCGCCGCTGGACGTCTGGGCCGAGTTCGTGAGCACGGTCAACGACGGTTCGGTGTTCGGCTTCATCTGGACGTCCGTGCACCGCGCCGCTTTGGGCTTCGCCGCCGGGGTCGTGATCGGGACGCCGCTGGGCATCCTGGTGGCGAAGGTCCGCGTGGTGCGCGCCGCGATCGGGCCGCTGCTGAGCGGGTTGCAGAGCCTGCCGTCGGTGGCCTGGGTGCCCGCCGCGGTGATCTGGTTCGGCATCAACGACGCGGCGATCTACTTCGTCGTGCTGCTGGGTTCGGTCCCGTCGATCGCGAACGGCCTCGTGTCCGGCATCGACCAGATCCCGCCGATCCTGCCGCGCGTCGGCAAGGTGATGGGCGCCGGCCGCTTCGCCGCGGCCCGGCACATCCTGCTGCCCGCCGCGCTGCCCGGATTCCTCGCCGGGCTCAAGCAGGGCTGGGCGTTCTCGTGGCGTTCGCTGATGGCGGCGGAACTGATCGCGCGCTCGCCGAGCCTCGGCGTCGGGCTGGGGACGTACTTGAACGACGGGTCCTCGTACAACTCGATGCCCAAGGTGATCGCGGCGATTTTCCTGATTTTGTTCGTCGGGGTGGCGATCGAGCTGATCGTGTTCCGTCCGCTGGAACGGTCGGTGCTGC
- a CDS encoding ABC transporter ATP-binding protein codes for MTTTLARPVTAAVHLDRVGKVFGSAGSAVTALDGVDLTVEPGEFVCLLGASGCGKSTLLNLVAGLDQPSAGEITLTTSRPAVMFQEAALMPWLTASRNVELPLRLAGFGRSERREKAAELLDLVRLSDAARKRPHELSGGMRQRVALARALAATHRVGGDDGNALLLMDEPFAALDAITRDVLQSELLRVWRSTGTSVLFVTHDVREAVRLGQRVVLLSSRPGRVVREWHDVPSADAELLADEITADLRKVISTHAAA; via the coding sequence ATGACCACCACCCTGGCCCGGCCAGTGACCGCCGCCGTGCACCTCGACCGCGTCGGCAAGGTGTTCGGCTCCGCCGGCAGCGCCGTGACCGCGCTCGACGGGGTTGATCTCACCGTCGAACCGGGCGAGTTCGTCTGCCTGCTCGGCGCGTCCGGCTGCGGCAAGAGCACGCTGCTGAACCTCGTCGCCGGTCTAGACCAGCCGTCCGCCGGTGAGATCACGCTCACCACTTCGCGGCCCGCGGTGATGTTCCAGGAGGCCGCGCTGATGCCGTGGCTGACCGCGTCCCGGAACGTGGAACTGCCGCTGCGGCTCGCCGGATTCGGCCGTTCCGAACGTCGGGAAAAGGCTGCTGAGCTGCTGGATCTGGTGCGGCTGAGCGACGCGGCGCGCAAGCGTCCGCACGAGTTGTCCGGCGGGATGCGGCAGCGGGTCGCGCTGGCCCGCGCGCTGGCCGCGACCCATCGCGTCGGCGGCGACGACGGGAATGCGTTGCTGCTCATGGACGAACCGTTCGCGGCTCTCGACGCGATCACCCGCGACGTGCTGCAGAGCGAGCTGCTGCGGGTGTGGCGCAGCACCGGAACCTCGGTGCTGTTCGTGACGCACGACGTCCGCGAGGCTGTCCGGCTTGGACAGCGGGTGGTGCTGCTGTCCTCGCGTCCAGGCCGCGTGGTCCGCGAGTGGCACGACGTCCCGTCCGCCGACGCCGAACTGCTGGCCGACGAGATCACGGCCGATCTGCGAAAGGTGATCAGCACCCATGCCGCAGCCTGA
- a CDS encoding ABC transporter substrate-binding protein yields the protein MRTFPRTRLLASALAALTVLGALAGCSRADRTEAATNQGAAGEVRVGFFPNVTHTPALIGVKKNFFAQNLGGTKLTTQTFNAGPSEVNALLGGSLDVAFIGSGPAINAFTKSKGAIQLVSGAVTGGAQLVVKPGITSVDQLKGKTIATPQLANTQDVALKKFLAEKHLTGQVNVTNLDNPKTFDAFKKGEVDGGWLPEPWSSRLVADAGAKVLVDEKSLWPEGRFPTTVAIVRSEFLKQHPDTVRALLKGELQAIDWAKKNPAEAKTVVNGALKELSGSSLSPAVLDRAFSNIELTTDPVPAQFPQLAKDSVTAGVVDKVVDLKGFADFGPLNEVLKAQQLPAVNAPELAK from the coding sequence GTGCGTACATTTCCGCGAACCCGATTGCTTGCTTCCGCACTCGCCGCGCTGACGGTGCTCGGGGCGCTCGCCGGGTGTTCCCGCGCGGACCGCACCGAGGCCGCGACCAACCAGGGCGCCGCCGGGGAGGTGCGCGTCGGCTTCTTCCCGAACGTGACGCACACGCCCGCGCTGATCGGGGTCAAGAAGAACTTCTTCGCGCAGAACCTCGGCGGCACGAAACTCACGACACAGACGTTCAACGCCGGTCCGTCCGAAGTGAACGCGCTGCTCGGCGGTTCGCTCGACGTCGCGTTCATCGGCTCCGGGCCGGCGATCAACGCCTTCACCAAGTCCAAGGGCGCGATCCAGCTCGTGTCCGGCGCGGTCACCGGTGGCGCGCAGTTGGTCGTCAAGCCTGGGATCACGTCGGTCGACCAGCTCAAGGGCAAGACGATCGCGACGCCGCAGCTGGCCAACACCCAGGACGTCGCGCTCAAGAAGTTCCTCGCCGAGAAGCACCTGACCGGCCAGGTGAACGTGACCAACCTGGACAACCCGAAGACGTTCGACGCGTTCAAAAAGGGCGAGGTCGACGGCGGCTGGCTGCCCGAGCCGTGGTCGTCGCGGCTGGTCGCCGACGCGGGCGCGAAGGTGCTGGTCGACGAGAAGTCGCTGTGGCCGGAAGGCCGGTTCCCGACCACCGTCGCGATCGTGCGCAGCGAATTCCTCAAGCAGCACCCGGACACCGTGCGCGCGCTGCTGAAGGGCGAGCTGCAGGCGATCGACTGGGCGAAGAAGAACCCGGCCGAGGCGAAGACCGTGGTCAACGGAGCGCTCAAGGAACTGTCCGGCAGCTCGCTCAGCCCGGCCGTGCTCGACCGCGCGTTCTCGAACATCGAACTGACCACCGACCCGGTGCCCGCGCAATTCCCGCAGCTGGCCAAGGACTCGGTGACCGCGGGCGTGGTCGACAAGGTGGTGGACCTGAAGGGGTTCGCCGACTTCGGCCCGCTCAACGAGGTCCTCAAGGCACAGCAGCTGCCCGCCGTCAACGCGCCCGAACTGGCCAAGTGA
- a CDS encoding S-adenosylmethionine:tRNA ribosyltransferase-isomerase, protein MTAPHTRFDLAEDRSASAPPEARGLARDEVRLLAAGPADIQHATFRDLPAFLNPGDLLVVNTSGTLPAAVDAVRDERVITVHFSTELDDGTWVVELRAPGGPLLDGRVGERLSLPAGAVVTLREPHVAGAQRLWRAKIEVEGEVTRYLAKVGRPIRYGYVPRAWPLPNYQTVFALDPGSAEMPSAARPFTPELVTQLVSRGVLFAPILLHTGVSSPEAGEPPYGERFRVPATTAALVNWVRDQGGRVIAVGTTAVRAIESAANPGGLVTAAAGWTELVLGPDRPARAVDGLITGLHTPEASHLLLLEAVVGPELVQRAYDAAVRREYLWHEFGDVSLLTSR, encoded by the coding sequence ATGACCGCACCGCACACCCGGTTCGACCTGGCCGAGGACCGCAGCGCGTCCGCCCCGCCCGAAGCGCGCGGCCTCGCGCGGGACGAGGTGCGGTTGCTCGCGGCCGGTCCGGCGGACATACAGCACGCCACTTTCCGTGACCTGCCTGCGTTCTTGAATCCTGGCGATTTGTTGGTAGTAAATACTTCGGGCACGCTGCCCGCCGCCGTCGACGCGGTCCGGGACGAACGCGTCATCACCGTCCACTTCTCCACCGAACTCGACGACGGCACCTGGGTGGTCGAACTCCGCGCACCCGGCGGCCCGCTCCTCGACGGCCGCGTGGGGGAGCGGCTCAGCCTGCCCGCCGGTGCTGTCGTCACGCTGCGCGAGCCGCACGTCGCCGGTGCGCAACGGTTGTGGCGCGCGAAGATCGAAGTGGAAGGCGAGGTCACGCGGTATCTCGCGAAGGTCGGTCGGCCGATTCGCTACGGCTATGTCCCGCGCGCGTGGCCGTTGCCGAATTACCAGACCGTGTTCGCGCTCGATCCGGGTTCGGCGGAGATGCCGAGCGCGGCGCGGCCGTTCACTCCCGAGCTGGTGACTCAGCTGGTCTCGCGGGGAGTGCTGTTCGCACCGATCTTGTTACACACCGGCGTCTCGTCGCCGGAAGCCGGAGAACCGCCGTACGGCGAGCGATTTCGCGTTCCGGCGACGACTGCCGCGTTGGTCAATTGGGTGCGTGACCAGGGTGGACGCGTTATCGCAGTGGGGACAACGGCGGTGCGCGCGATCGAATCGGCGGCGAATCCCGGCGGGCTCGTCACCGCGGCGGCGGGATGGACCGAACTCGTGCTCGGTCCTGATCGGCCAGCCCGCGCGGTCGACGGATTGATCACCGGATTGCATACGCCGGAGGCGTCGCACCTGCTGCTTCTGGAAGCGGTCGTGGGTCCCGAACTGGTGCAGCGGGCTTACGACGCGGCAGTGCGACGGGAGTATCTGTGGCACGAGTTCGGCGACGTCTCGCTCCTGACAAGCAGGTGA
- a CDS encoding SDR family NAD(P)-dependent oxidoreductase: MPVAVVTGASAGLGRALAAALVRREWTVLGTGRDQGTLRAAAAELGFTPVPGDVTDPAHRARLAETAGPRLDLLVNNASTLGVSPLPPLAEYPPDELETVFRTNVFAPLALARLLLPALTAAKGVLVNISSDAAVEPYEGWGGYGSAKAALDHVSAVLGVENPDIAVYAVDPGDLRTAMHQAAFPGEDISDRPLPETAVPAFLRLLEERPPSGRFRAADLQAQS; encoded by the coding sequence ATGCCAGTAGCTGTTGTCACCGGCGCTTCCGCCGGTCTGGGCCGGGCGCTCGCCGCGGCTCTCGTCCGTCGCGAATGGACAGTGCTGGGCACCGGACGCGACCAGGGGACGCTGCGCGCCGCCGCGGCGGAGCTCGGGTTCACCCCGGTGCCCGGCGACGTCACCGATCCCGCGCACCGCGCCCGGCTCGCCGAAACCGCCGGGCCCCGGCTCGACCTGCTCGTCAACAACGCCAGCACGCTCGGCGTCAGCCCGCTGCCGCCGCTGGCGGAGTACCCGCCGGACGAGCTCGAAACTGTCTTTCGCACCAACGTTTTCGCCCCGCTCGCGCTCGCCCGGCTGCTGTTGCCCGCGCTTACCGCGGCCAAGGGAGTGCTGGTGAACATCAGCTCCGACGCCGCCGTGGAGCCGTATGAGGGCTGGGGCGGCTACGGTTCGGCGAAGGCGGCGCTGGACCACGTGAGCGCGGTGCTGGGCGTGGAAAACCCGGACATCGCGGTGTATGCCGTCGATCCAGGGGATTTGCGCACGGCCATGCATCAAGCCGCTTTCCCGGGCGAGGACATTTCGGACCGTCCGCTGCCGGAGACCGCGGTACCGGCTTTTCTTCGGCTGCTGGAGGAACGTCCGCCGAGCGGCCGGTTCCGGGCAGCGGATCTGCAGGCGCAGTCATGA
- a CDS encoding cytosine permease, whose protein sequence is MSGIDAEVFGGRMPSGAGDFAIETHGITPIPAANRFGRPWRLAGVWFAPNLTMTAVFTGTLGATLGLGFTTGFVIALIGTVVGSLPVAWLSTWGPRTGTGQLPLARLPFGRGVVLPGLVQWLGSIAWDALVGLFGGEALAQLTGLPFWAAVLVVLVLQCTLGVFGYAVIHRVQAVMSVVLVVAFVALAVKVVLDHPITFTDSATGGDFAGAVVLFSTITLSLAISWAPYASDFSRYLPASTRPSGVFWFTLLGLTASYALGEGIGLALGTALGDQTAAGVSTLLGGGALGAVALLVIALAAVSSNAMNDYSGSLALQTVGVRVRRPVSAVVVTVLAFALILWMHTGDLAAKFQNVLLVVSYWIPPFLGVVVPDWLRRRRGGREVDVLAELQRPVRSWAALVAFVVGFAAAVPFMNTTVYTGPVAAALHGADLAYYAGFVVSLVAYTLLRGRRPVDLQ, encoded by the coding sequence ATGAGCGGGATCGACGCCGAGGTCTTCGGCGGCCGGATGCCGTCCGGAGCAGGGGATTTCGCGATCGAAACGCACGGAATCACCCCGATCCCGGCGGCCAACCGGTTTGGCCGTCCGTGGCGGCTCGCGGGCGTGTGGTTCGCGCCGAACCTCACCATGACCGCCGTGTTCACCGGCACTCTCGGCGCGACGCTCGGGCTCGGTTTCACCACCGGGTTCGTCATCGCGCTGATCGGCACCGTGGTCGGCTCGCTGCCGGTCGCGTGGCTGTCTACCTGGGGTCCGCGCACCGGAACCGGCCAGCTGCCGCTCGCGCGGCTCCCGTTCGGCCGCGGCGTCGTGCTGCCCGGCCTGGTGCAATGGCTCGGCTCGATCGCGTGGGACGCGCTGGTCGGGCTGTTCGGCGGCGAAGCGCTGGCGCAGCTCACCGGGCTGCCGTTCTGGGCGGCCGTGCTCGTGGTGCTGGTGCTGCAGTGCACGCTCGGCGTATTCGGTTACGCGGTGATCCACCGGGTCCAGGCCGTGATGAGCGTGGTGCTGGTTGTCGCATTTGTCGCGCTCGCCGTAAAGGTGGTGCTTGATCACCCGATCACGTTTACCGATTCCGCGACCGGCGGCGATTTCGCCGGGGCCGTCGTGCTGTTTTCCACCATTACGCTCAGCCTCGCTATTTCGTGGGCTCCTTATGCGTCGGATTTCAGCCGTTACTTGCCTGCTTCGACGCGACCGAGCGGCGTCTTCTGGTTCACGCTGCTCGGGCTGACCGCCTCGTACGCGCTCGGCGAGGGCATCGGCCTCGCGCTCGGCACTGCGCTGGGCGACCAGACCGCCGCCGGAGTGTCGACGCTGCTCGGCGGCGGCGCCCTCGGTGCGGTGGCGCTGCTGGTGATCGCGCTGGCGGCGGTGTCGTCCAACGCGATGAACGACTACAGCGGCTCGCTCGCACTGCAGACCGTCGGCGTGCGGGTGCGTCGGCCGGTGTCGGCGGTGGTCGTGACGGTGCTGGCGTTCGCGCTGATTCTTTGGATGCACACCGGTGATCTGGCGGCGAAATTCCAGAACGTGCTGCTGGTGGTGAGTTACTGGATCCCGCCGTTCCTCGGTGTCGTCGTGCCGGATTGGCTGCGGCGCAGGCGTGGCGGACGCGAGGTCGATGTGCTGGCTGAGCTGCAGCGTCCGGTGCGCAGTTGGGCCGCGCTGGTGGCGTTCGTGGTGGGCTTCGCGGCGGCGGTGCCGTTCATGAACACGACTGTCTACACCGGACCGGTCGCCGCGGCGCTGCACGGTGCGGATCTGGCTTACTACGCCGGGTTCGTGGTTTCGCTGGTGGCGTACACGCTGCTGCGCGGCCGCCGGCCGGTTGACCTCCAGTAA
- a CDS encoding MFS transporter, which translates to MGEAPLRHRAFAIFYAGRLVSLLGSAMTPVALSFAVLGSSHSPTDLGIVLAAGIVPLLAFLLVGGAVGDRFPRNRVLRLSNLGAGAAQLAAAAILLTGNYSLGALVATEFLGGICTAFTTPVLRGIVPQIVPPESLRQANSLLATGRNITKVAGPAVAGVLVGTVGGGWAIAADGVSFVLAALLYQAITLPPAEKSEQHSVLHSVRIGWRQFWRIPWLWRVVTAFTLYNIVFTGGWLVLGPGIAQDTIGAAGWGAALSVRAVGALLAGLVMYRLAPKRLLPVGLVGAALTALPLFALGTHANFAVLAGTTFVAGFSAGVMGVAWDTTLQENIPGHLLSRMAAFDDFGSYAGIPIGELLAGPLGAAFGAPAVLLAGGFVLVATALSPLRSSAVRALRHPPVPVP; encoded by the coding sequence GTGGGGGAAGCACCGTTGCGCCATCGCGCGTTCGCGATTTTCTACGCCGGACGGCTGGTCTCGCTGCTGGGCAGCGCCATGACCCCGGTCGCCTTGTCCTTCGCGGTGCTGGGCAGCAGCCACAGCCCGACCGACCTCGGCATCGTGCTCGCCGCCGGGATCGTGCCGCTGCTGGCGTTCCTGCTCGTGGGCGGCGCGGTCGGCGACCGGTTCCCGCGCAACCGCGTGCTGCGGCTGTCCAACCTCGGCGCCGGCGCGGCCCAGCTGGCGGCCGCAGCCATCCTGCTCACCGGCAACTACTCGCTGGGCGCCCTCGTCGCGACCGAGTTCCTCGGCGGAATCTGCACCGCGTTCACGACGCCGGTGCTGCGCGGGATCGTCCCGCAGATCGTCCCGCCGGAATCGCTGCGCCAGGCGAACTCGCTGCTGGCCACCGGACGGAACATCACCAAGGTGGCCGGTCCGGCCGTCGCCGGGGTCCTGGTCGGCACGGTCGGCGGCGGCTGGGCGATCGCCGCCGACGGGGTGTCGTTCGTGCTCGCCGCCTTGCTCTACCAGGCGATCACGCTGCCCCCCGCGGAAAAATCCGAGCAGCACAGCGTCTTGCACAGTGTGCGAATCGGCTGGCGGCAGTTCTGGCGGATCCCGTGGCTGTGGCGGGTGGTCACGGCGTTCACCCTCTACAACATCGTCTTCACCGGCGGCTGGCTGGTGCTCGGGCCGGGCATCGCACAGGACACCATCGGCGCGGCCGGATGGGGCGCGGCGCTGAGCGTGCGCGCGGTGGGCGCGCTGCTGGCCGGGCTGGTGATGTACCGGCTCGCGCCGAAACGACTGCTGCCGGTCGGACTGGTTGGTGCGGCCCTGACCGCGCTGCCGCTGTTCGCGCTCGGCACGCACGCGAACTTCGCCGTGCTCGCCGGGACGACGTTCGTCGCCGGGTTCTCCGCCGGAGTCATGGGTGTCGCCTGGGATACGACGTTGCAGGAAAACATCCCCGGGCACCTTCTGTCGCGGATGGCCGCGTTCGACGATTTCGGCTCCTACGCGGGCATCCCGATCGGCGAACTCCTCGCCGGACCGCTCGGCGCCGCGTTCGGCGCGCCCGCGGTGCTGCTCGCCGGCGGGTTCGTCCTGGTCGCCACCGCGCTTTCCCCGCTGCGCTCCTCCGCCGTCCGCGCACTGCGACACCCGCCGGTCCCCGTGCCGTGA
- a CDS encoding protease pro-enzyme activation domain-containing protein: protein MRRSVTMFLSLAVVGGLAASPAVASAQGRADIPQSHPAWANPQSKVADTAGSSTMDFRVYLNLKDQGAAEAAAQSVSDPNSRGYRHYLSPDQVRDQFAASDQTVSAVKNWLSASGFATGEVPSNRAYVEATGTADQVQRAFAVNLGKYQVKGQTLRAADKDLSVPASLAKDVLGVVGIDQATNLFKPDHTDGADTPATKQSRVQGSPSTAPPSKGFRNSGPCSAYYGEKTDTTDPAYNGKQLPYAPCGYTPAQLRSAYGLDQAAKLGADGRGTTIAIVDAFASPTIYADASEYAKRNDPAHPLTQQQFKQHIFPPNPVLEGPDQCDASGWYGEETLDVEAAHGLAPGANILYVGGQDCEDLSLDTALNYVVAGHKADIISNSYGDTGEDIPASEVKVFNHISLQAVLEGIGVYFSSGDNGDEVARLGTPSPDFSASAPWVTAVGGTSLAVGQDGKRIFETGWETGKSTLTDGAYAPAFPGAFNGGAGGGTSRLFGQPFYQKGIVPDALSTKNQTGGAKGRVVPDISAVADPNTGFLVGQTQTFPDGVYYDQYRIGGTSLASPVFAGVMAVADSLDHFHHGFINPVLYQLTSRTSAIHDVQHVDGAVQRVDFANGTDASGGLKTSARVLDYPNLTIHTTKGYDDVTGLGSPNGVAFLLLV from the coding sequence GTGCGTAGAAGCGTCACCATGTTTCTTTCGCTGGCGGTGGTGGGCGGCTTGGCCGCTTCGCCTGCCGTGGCGTCGGCTCAGGGGCGGGCGGACATTCCGCAATCGCATCCGGCTTGGGCCAATCCGCAGTCCAAGGTGGCCGACACGGCTGGGTCGTCCACAATGGACTTTCGGGTTTACCTGAATCTCAAGGACCAGGGGGCGGCCGAGGCTGCCGCGCAGTCGGTGTCCGATCCGAACAGTCGTGGCTACCGGCATTATCTTTCGCCGGACCAGGTGCGCGACCAGTTCGCGGCTTCCGACCAGACTGTGTCGGCGGTGAAGAATTGGCTGTCCGCAAGCGGATTCGCCACCGGCGAGGTGCCGTCCAACCGGGCGTACGTCGAGGCGACCGGTACCGCTGACCAGGTGCAGCGCGCGTTCGCCGTGAACCTGGGCAAGTACCAGGTCAAGGGGCAGACGCTGCGGGCGGCGGACAAGGACCTGTCCGTTCCGGCGTCGCTGGCCAAGGACGTGCTGGGCGTCGTCGGCATTGACCAGGCGACGAATCTGTTCAAGCCGGACCACACCGACGGTGCGGACACGCCAGCGACCAAGCAGTCTCGCGTGCAGGGCAGCCCGTCGACCGCGCCGCCCAGCAAGGGATTCCGCAACTCGGGACCGTGCAGCGCCTACTACGGCGAGAAGACCGACACGACTGACCCGGCGTACAACGGCAAGCAGCTTCCGTACGCGCCGTGCGGTTACACGCCCGCGCAGTTGCGTTCGGCGTACGGCTTGGACCAGGCCGCGAAGCTCGGCGCGGACGGTCGCGGCACCACGATCGCCATCGTGGACGCGTTCGCCTCGCCGACGATTTACGCCGACGCGTCCGAGTACGCCAAGCGCAACGATCCGGCGCACCCGCTGACCCAGCAGCAGTTCAAGCAGCACATCTTCCCGCCGAACCCGGTGCTCGAAGGACCGGACCAGTGCGACGCTTCCGGCTGGTACGGCGAGGAAACCCTGGACGTCGAGGCCGCGCACGGGCTCGCGCCTGGCGCGAACATCCTGTACGTCGGCGGGCAGGACTGTGAAGACCTGTCGCTGGACACCGCGCTGAACTACGTCGTCGCGGGGCACAAGGCCGACATCATCTCCAACTCCTACGGCGACACCGGCGAGGACATCCCGGCCTCCGAGGTCAAGGTGTTCAACCACATCTCGCTGCAGGCGGTGCTCGAGGGCATCGGCGTGTACTTCTCCTCCGGCGACAACGGGGACGAGGTCGCGCGGCTGGGCACGCCGTCGCCGGACTTCTCCGCCTCGGCTCCGTGGGTGACCGCGGTCGGCGGCACGTCGCTGGCGGTCGGCCAGGACGGCAAGCGGATCTTCGAAACCGGTTGGGAGACCGGCAAGTCGACGCTGACCGACGGCGCCTACGCCCCGGCGTTCCCGGGCGCGTTCAACGGCGGCGCGGGCGGCGGCACCAGCCGGCTGTTCGGCCAGCCCTTCTACCAGAAGGGGATCGTGCCGGACGCGCTGTCCACGAAGAACCAGACCGGCGGCGCGAAGGGCCGCGTGGTCCCGGACATCTCCGCGGTCGCCGACCCGAACACCGGTTTCCTGGTGGGCCAGACGCAGACCTTCCCGGACGGCGTCTACTACGACCAGTACCGGATCGGCGGCACGAGCCTGGCGTCGCCGGTGTTCGCGGGCGTGATGGCGGTGGCCGACAGCCTCGACCACTTCCACCACGGGTTCATCAACCCGGTGCTGTACCAGCTGACGTCGCGCACGTCGGCGATCCACGACGTGCAGCACGTCGACGGAGCGGTGCAGCGCGTGGACTTCGCCAACGGGACCGACGCCTCCGGCGGGCTGAAGACCTCCGCCCGGGTGCTCGACTACCCGAACCTGACGATCCACACGACCAAGGGCTACGACGACGTGACGGGCCTCGGCTCGCCCAACGGAGTGGCATTCCTGTTGCTGGTGTGA